GACCGACAACGTCATGGGTTTCATCAATATACTCGACGCGTTCACCGTCGAATCCATCGATCAACCCGTTTCGTCCATCATGCGGAAGGCCCTGTTTGTGCCCGAGTCTGCTCCCATCGACGAATTGCTGGAACTTCTCAAGAAAGAGAGCATGCCCCTGGGCATCGTGGTGGACGAACATGGCGGTGTGACCGGTATCATCACCATTGAAGATATACTCGAAGAGGTGGTGGGTGAGATAGAGGACGAGTTCGACAAATCCAAGTTCTATTCCCGCAAGGAGGCCGAGGGCGTTTACGTGGTGTCGGGGAAAGCCCCCATCGACGTGGTCGAAGGCCTCCTTCGTGTGGAATTCACAAGAGGAGACTTTCAAACCATTTCCGGATATATAATGGATAAATGCGGATGTATTCCACGTCCGGGAGAAATTATCCAGGATGAAGGTATCGAGATAAAGGTCGTTGGAACCTCGGAGAAAACGATAGATCTCGTGAGAATCAGGAGGGTCGATGAAGGGGATCGAGAAGGAGATTGAAAAGATTCTCGACGGGTACACGAAGGGCAGCTTGACTGCACGGGACGCCGTTGAGAGAATGCGTCTCTTCGTCTACGAGAGCATCGACTTTGCCACCATCGACCACCACCGGGAATTGCGGGCAGGTATCCCCGAGGTCGTGTACGGTGAGGGAAAGACGGCGGACCAGATCATGGCCATTGCGAAAAAAATTTTTGAAAAGAGCGGAAAAGTACTCGTAACGAGGGTTTCTGAGGATAAGGGCTTGCTGATAGAGCGGGGAATGGACGGGGCGCGGTACCGGAAAGAGGGACGTGTGGTCACCATCGGGACCGGCGTCGAGGTGCGGGACGATGCAGCCCCCATCCTCGTCGTTTCTGCCGGCACTTCTGATATGGCCGTTGCGGAGGAAGCAGCCATTACAGCTGAGTTTTTCGGAAACAGGGTCGACAGGGTATACGACGTGGGTGTCGCGGGAATCCACCGGTTGTTTTACAATAAAAACGCTATAGACAGGGCCGGTATCATTATCGTGGTTGCGGGCATGGAAGGGGCGCTCGCCTCGGTCGTCGGGGGTGTTTCGGGAAAACCGGTCATCGCCGTGCCAACCAGCGTCGGATACGGGGCGTCCTTCGGGGGGATAACCGCCCTCCTGGGAATGCTGAATTCGTGCGCTCCCGGCGTCGTCGTGGTAAACATCGACAACGGTTTCGGCGCCGCCTACTTTTCCACGCTCCTGAATAACAGGGAGGGGAGGAACAATGAAGCCGAAGCGAAATCCTGAAGTAAACTGGCGGCTGGAGAAGGGTTTGTACGAGAATGCAAGAGAGGAGGCGAAAAGAGGGGGAGATTACGAGGATATCGGCGTGCTCACTCTCAT
The nucleotide sequence above comes from Deltaproteobacteria bacterium. Encoded proteins:
- the larB gene encoding nickel pincer cofactor biosynthesis protein LarB — protein: MKGIEKEIEKILDGYTKGSLTARDAVERMRLFVYESIDFATIDHHRELRAGIPEVVYGEGKTADQIMAIAKKIFEKSGKVLVTRVSEDKGLLIERGMDGARYRKEGRVVTIGTGVEVRDDAAPILVVSAGTSDMAVAEEAAITAEFFGNRVDRVYDVGVAGIHRLFYNKNAIDRAGIIIVVAGMEGALASVVGGVSGKPVIAVPTSVGYGASFGGITALLGMLNSCAPGVVVVNIDNGFGAAYFSTLLNNREGRNNEAEAKS